The DNA segment TGGTGTTATTAAAGTGGACATTAGCTGTACCTCGTGCTTTGCAGAGACTGCAGGATAAGGGTTCATGTCCCAATGGCAAGTACTTGTTCCTATAAATGTCTGAATATAATGAGTGCTGTTGTGAGTCAGCAAGCACTAACCTTGACAATGTTTGTAAGAATGGGCCAGAAATTACTCTTGAAGAAGGCAAAGTTAACAATATAGAAAGAAtagagttaaaagaaaaaaaatagtgatcAGTAATATACTTGAGAGGGAAGAAATCACATATATCCTGAAAGGCagtttgttaaataaaaatgttaaattgcattttgaagTCTTATGTAATATATATACAGTAGGATTTTGAGAATTACTGTTTTAATGAGTTTGGAACTGCCAAAACCTCATATTATCACTACATAAATCCTTACTGCTTTGTACTTTCTTATTCCATGCAGTTATGTGTTTGGTTTCCCAATGTATCtgtaaaaaatgtgtttgattttAGAGTGGAGGAAAGTGAAGTCTTTATAGAGTTCCCTGATGGCTGTTGTGTTCCCTCTGATAATGAAAAAGGTTTGGCTGCCCTTCTCTTGGGCCTCTTTCCAACCCATcgtttgggggtggggggaggaggggactCAAGACTCAGAGACTGACTTCTAAAGGTTCAGCCGTATCAGTGAAGtgttttcatatgaaaaatttTGGACTATCTATATCTTGATACTAGCACAGCCTTCACAGTAATTGAATACAAATGATGGCATTTTTTGCCAAATGAccaaatgttcagaaaaaaaatctcatctgaCATTTCCTCCTGTTTACATGACAGTTGATGGGATGAATCATGGGCAAAAGATGTAACGTACAGGAGTAACTTAACCCAGAGCAGGAATCTAATTGCATGCCATACGGCTTCCCCTCAGTGGGGGCAGAACAATTTTTACTCTGTCAAGGTGAAAGGCAAGAATGATGAAATGCCAAACAGCTTCTCTGTATGGGCAATTCTGTATTTAGACACAAGGTCAAAGACAGACACGTTTCATAACTTCTAAAAGTATATGAGTAATTAATGCTTCGAGCTCTGCTCGGGCTCAGATTAGTTTGGCAGTTCCTACCCATTTTTAAGTTGCTGTGTATTTTCTAGATTTCTGAGCAGCACTCCCTCCCACCTTCTGCTGCCTCCAAGTTGTTCATTTTCTGGAAGATCGTTGATGGAGGGCAGAGACTAGTAGTTCATTTTGCTTTGATACCCAGATGTGCAAGAAGAGAACAGGACCCACTGCAAATCTGTTGCATTGCTTCCATCTGATCTGCAGACAATTCTGAGCTGACACCTTCACCAGGCATTTTGCTGCCTGCACCCTTCTAAGATTTGTGATGGTTTTTATCAGAAAAGGGACCTATGGTATAATAAACTGTACAAATATAGCCTGCTAATGGAGAGCTGCAGAATGGAGGTGTGGCAGAATTCACAGTTTAAACTGCTTTCTATAGATAGCTTTTGCTTGCTGTTCGCCTACATTGGTATCATATGGAGTGTGGAGGAGACAATGAAGTGCTAAAAGCTTATTGCTTCTGAGTTGGGAAAGTATTTTGttattcagtttcttttttctttttctttttttctcccagatttcattttctgtaaagtGAAAGTTGGTCTAAAAATGCCTTGCTTTGTTCTTACAATGATAACCAACCAGGAAAGGAGAACAAACTTGCCAAACTGCTTTGAGTGCATCATTACATCCTAGAATACCAAGGCAATCCAGACTCCAACGGCACCTCCTCTGGGACCACAAAAGTCAACAAAAAGTTTGCCATCaacttcagtggaagaaaaatctgaaagcctGCCCCGTATGTGTGAGTGATGAACTGTTGCACATGTCTGTGCTGCAGACGAGTGAGGGATACTTCCTTATACCAGTATATTTTTGCACGTCACCTGTAACATCGTGGCATGACACCACAGATTACCTGACTTCACATGTTTTTGATGTCATGTCGATCTGAAACCtaaaaatgttatgtttaaaatgtaataatacaaataaaaggggttttttgttgtttttttttttttttgtagtttctttgggttttggttttttggtctTCCATTGTACATTAGGCCACAGTGCTTTGTGGTACAAACCAACAGTCATGAGAAGAAATCACTGAACCTAAGTACAGGCCAGGGCTTGCAAACCCCTAAGTTCCTTTAGTTCTTATGATCATGCTACCCATGGAAGTACATGCTGTAAAACAAATTTCTCATGGGAGATACTCATCTAGCTGAGCACTAGAACTATTCAAAcgtatttgtttaaaatgttattctAGAGGAATATGTCATTTCAACAGAATTGAAGCCTTTGACATGATTGTGTTGATTTCAGTGACAACTcactttgcttttacattttagGGAATGGATCACTGAATTTTTGGCTTCacatgggttttttccactaataattatattttatggTATGTTAATTTGAGGAATGAAATCAATTGTGTAACGCCTTAATTTTGTTAAGGAGAAATGTGAGGGATTCTGAAAATTATTACTGTTGTGCCAATTTGAAAGTTGAAGTCTAAATGTTGACTCCCACAATACACATATTGCCTCTTTTGTGCAGTATGGCTGGCTCTAGGCAGCTCCCACTGAGTGCAGCAACAACTGCTGGAGACTGACTCTCATATTTTTTTAGCATCAGGAATAGTGATGTTTTATTGATGTTGAACTCCTCAGAAAAGCAAGGAGTAACTACAAAATATTTGGATAAATTTAAGTATGGCCTTAGCTTAAGAACCTACATTTTGACCTTAGCAAAAAAGTTCTGGCTAGCAATAATATAGATACTGGGGACAGcaggaagcaaagaaattaattaccAGCTAAAGCTAGAATGCTCAGTCTGTGGGCAGAGGGCATGCAAAGAATTTGGATCCTAATAggttttcctcttccaaaatgAAATCTGCTGCAGGAGTGATGATTACAGTTTGTTTCTGAATTACCTACAGGAGCATTTCTATTATTTACATAAAGGAAGGCACAAGTATTCACTTCTGTGGCCCAACATTTTACAATGTCTGGTGGAAAAGCCCAATATTTGCCATTATAAGTCACCTGCATCTTTTTGGCCAGCATCCCTAAAATTTGtggaggtgggaggggggggTAAGTGCAGTTTGAActgcttatttttctaaatacagtgtctattttcttttcaggtggAGGAAAGAAGCTCACATTGTCCTCTGTCatgaagtttttccttttattcattATATGTTGCTCtcttttcatcttattttaaaatacagagaattcTTCTCTACTTAGGCAAGCTGGATTTGATTGGTAGGAAAATATACCAAGACTGAAGAGAAGGGTAGGAAAGGTACAAATATCTAGTTTTCTTCAGGCCCTTCCTATATACTTAATATTGTCCTCAAAACACTTAAAAGACATAATTCCACATAATGTTTCAGACTGGTACTTTgctaaacatttaaaattatttttaaaaattgatattTCAGTGAGATTTGGTGGGAGTAAAGGGATGGGAAGGCGGCCTGAAATTACGGAATACCAATAAATACCATCTGTGtcagaaggagggagaaaattTTTTATGCCACTGGGGAATTCTGTGCTGGATTatgagagaaagcaaaatacctgccaaactagaaaaaaagcaaaattaaaagatttttatccTTCAAAGTTccatcttcatttttcaaacttGAAACTTGGCTTTGGTGTCATAGACCCATTAAATATCTATTTTAGATTTGCACTTTTCAGGTGCCTAATGTTGTAGAGtatattacatttatttcaaataatgtaTTGTGGTTATGAAGTTTTCACTAAtagtttttctgcctttgcagagaCTGAGCAAGTGTGATCATTTTTAAAGCTGACTGTATTTACCTTGATATGCCTTTAGGAGAAACCAATTTAAAAACACCACCATACGTTGGCATATCAGTTATATAAATAGCATTTGTTTCAACTACTACAAGTGTTTTGTTACATATTTATGGAAGGGTAAATTTGTGTGAAaagttggggggaaaaaattcttcctgctAAGGGAACATGACATTTGCAATCTGGCAGTGCTAATTTAAGCATAATAAATGTAAGAATATAACAGCGTAAGACCTTCCATAacaatggaagagaaaaagagtgAACTGACTGCTTAGGTCCTTCCTCATAAAATAGGAGTAATCCTAACCATAGTTTATAAAAATCTGCAACTGAAAAATGGCCTATGTCTTCCCCTGATATCTTGGCCTCTTATTGCTGGAGCAAGGGTCATAGCCTCTCTCAGCCCGTCCTGTAAGTGTCCAGCCTAACCCGTTTGAGAtgtttctgcttcctctgaAGATGAAGGCAAAACTCTGTCCCACTGAGCAGATTCGGACAGGGCTCTTTGTTCAAAATATGTAGCCCACACTAATGCCAAATCAGGAAATAACCACCATCATCCTTTGGTACAGCCAAAATCTGAGTGTGCAGCTGGGGGGATGCAGCAAAGTCAAGAAAAGAGGGTGACCCTGCTGTGAAGGGGgtcccactgcccccagcctgtgttcCTGGGTGGATgctctttctcccttctttgAGCTGGCATTAGCACTCAGCCTGTGCCACCGTGAAGCACAGCAGGGAGTTAAGCGGGCAGAGAACTATATGCATTTCTGAGAGGATTAATTTTCACCTGGATTGTATCCAAAATCTTGCTCCTGGTAAGGCAGCACAATTGCTACTGCCAGTGCAGAAGAGAGTGAGCAGCTTGGGGGCTGGATGGCAGAGGGGCAGGACCACGGCAGCTCCCATGCAAACTCTCTTAGGTTACTGTGCAGCCTTACTGGGCATGGGGGCCCTGAGACTTGTAATGTTTCAGTGTCTCATAAGAGACACAGGAGATACTTAACTGTTAGTGCCTTAAGTTTAGTTTTTCATTAACATACCACTTGGGAAGTTGATCAGGTTATGATGTTAGCCACAGTGGATTGGCACATCTTCACTGATGTCTGGAAGCAGCCTCAGCATCGTGAGCAGAACATCTGGCCTACAGGCTTTAAAGATTGTTTTGAACAGTTTTGCCACACAGTAAGCCCCCATAATACACACCTCTTTCCATGTCGTTCTTTATTTGCTCTTCTAAATCTTCTGGAGACACACAAacctcctgctcttccctttcaGGTGCTTTGGGTTTACACTTTCCACAGCAGCAgttgaagcagcagcagaggcagcagcagaggtagCAGCCCGTCAGCAGGCCACAGACTACAAACAGGCCCTGGGTTAAACACAGTGGGAGGAAAACCCAGTGAGCAATGACCTTCCTCAAACTTGTGGCAACCTCTTACAGCTGAAGGCAGATCATCAAAGGAACTTGAGTTCTCAAGTGTTTGGCACTCAGAAGAGTCCAGCTGCTGGCCAAGTGCCTAAACAAGGGCCAGGTCTTCCACAGTCTTCCTCACCCATGAGCTCCTACTTGCTGCTCAGAACCATGTCCACAAAGATAACACCAACCAACAGGCCCCCTCATGCCCGATTTTTCAAAGTCTGTCTGCAGCTGATGGCCCTCAGAAAAAACTTCCAGACGACATGCAAAACCCCACCCACCTTAACATGACTCATTTCCATCCTAAAAATGACTCATTTGCCCAAGATTGTTTTCACAAACACTTATTTACTGGCAGGTTCTTGCCAATaacaaaaccaggagaaaaagaagcaaagtcCCAGATGCGTCCCACATAACTTTGGGCACTGAACTAAGGCATCCAAATTAGGTCTCTAAGCCCCTGTGGGCTCCCCACGTAGTCAATGGGAAGTTAAAAGCCCTTCCAGAGGGTGATTCAGCCCCAGGAGGATTTGAATTGCCCATGGGGGTGTCTTTATCTCCCTCTTAGCCTGTGCAGGAGCACACAGGTGACATCTCCTAAATCAGACTCCTCAGGCTGTGGTTTCTTGATCTGAGGACTCAGAAGGCAAGAAGTTCCCACCTGCTTTGCCCTCTGCTCATTCCTGTTCCAGTGGCACAAGGCAGGAGGCTTCAGCAGGGCCAGCACAACTGCCTGGGGCCAAGACCAGAGATCTCAACCAGATTCAACAGCCAGAAAACTTTAATTTacagagcttttctttctccagaccAGGTCACTGCCTGGGttcacagcacagctccacagCTGCTTGCGCTGGAGACTGCATGCTGCATTGCAGCAATGGGACAGggcacctgcagcagggagccctCAGGCTGCCATTGCCACCCCGTGCTCCATGGGGACATGACAGCAGCCTGGCTCGTGACCCGGGGCAGATCCAGGCCTGCACCAAGATGTTTGTGGCAGAGGAGAAACCTCGTGTCTCTTCATGGACATAGTGGTGTAAGAGCAAAGGAAGGCCAGTGACATTCCTGAAAAGTGAATCAGAGTTTATATGTGGAATGTGTATGTAAAGCCAGCACAGCTTTGTGGCCACTGGTTATGTATGGGTTGGAGGTATAGCCAGGCTTTAACACTACAGTTATACAGTCTGCCCTTTATTATACTATTCAGTATATTCATAAGAAAAGATGCCgctgagaaagaaagcaagcacaaaCGTCAGGATATTGTCAAACTTTGACAATGAAGCTATGTAAATAACGTTGTTATGTATGCATGTCTCAGGCAGTGTTAGTGGGGGCTGACTGGAGCATCTTTGAAGGTAATAAGACTATGTACATGCCTAATATTAATATAGGCATGTATCAAGAGTGAGCAAGgtggttttaaatgaaaagaatgactcaaactttttgttttaaaatgttttgcttccaACAGACACCCAAAACCATTCTAAATAAATGATAGAACccctaaaataaattatctgaCTGTTTATCATTTATGCCATAATGGAGAATAAATTACCATAATAGATAGAATGataaaagacagaataaaagtgtatagagggaaaaaatacttgaatttaTTCATGATACCTTAAATGTTTCAAGATTTCTTGTGCTTTTATCGTCATAGTTGGTAAATCAAGAATCAGTTTGTTGATGGGATCAATAACAGTTAAAGGAACAACCCCTATGCCTGCCAATGGAGAAGCAATTAAAGTTCCCATTACCTATGTCAGTATGTTCCCAGTTTAATATGCCTGCTAAGAAGCCTGGGActccaaaaaaaatatttttttcactttgcatttCACCTTTCATTTGAATTTCCTCACTTCTAATAACATGCATCCTCACAACTGTCAGATTTTGTGAGTATGAGTGTTCTAGGGAAAAGGATTTACCAGGAATGTTTGTagttgaaggggaaaaaaacgaATGAAAGCTGTGGTCCCTACCACCTTCTACCAGAATGAAGGAAATTAGGGGTCCAGAGGTCATCTGCCTCAGATTCAAATAGTATTATGATGGACAATGTAAAAATCTGAGCCTGACCCAGTATTTGTGCATGAGTTAAAAAGAGACGGGGAATAGTGAGCTCAGCTTGCAACTTGGTGGTTCAGCAAACCACTTGATGTCCTATTAATGCTTTAGAGGTGGCAAGATTTTGGATTGGGGAGGGATAGGGAGACTGCCTGTGACAATCCTCAAATAAGTCTATATGcgtatttgggggggggggggggttgtaCCGAATTCTTAAAAACCAGGAAGCAGTGATTACCTTTGCTAGGATATTCAGCATACCTCATCTCACCTCTGGGATACAGGTCCCTTGAAACAATCCACACGTTCCTCCTTTAGCTGTTAGGAATTTAAGTAACTTCTGTCTGTGCTTTCCACTGCTCTTATGAGTCAAAGCCACAGTGgttatttctgttcctgattTTCTAACCACAGAGGATTTTATACTCCAGAAAATCTCCATTAAAGATCAGTaagcaggagaggaaataaaagctaaaaaagcagcaaatggtTAAAAACCCCTTGTTTTCCAAGACTGTTAAAGGAGTCAGTACTGCTGCTCTCTGAGCTGTAAGGCAATGCTTCCCCGCACCTGAACTGTGACAAAGAGGCTGAAGAAGAGGGTGGacaccaaagaaaaaatggaaCGATCCGGTAGGAGAAGAcagtggctgtggtggggagtccagcctgcagcaggagtcAGCTACAGCAGCTACAAGCAGGCAGCCTCCAGCCTGCTTCTGAGTGTGCAACTGTGCCTTTGCAAGTGTAGTTGAAGCACCGGTATTTTATTCATTAGTTTATTTCACTGCTCCACATTTTAAGCAGCTTCCACCTCATCCTGAAACAATTATGGTTTCTCAGACCCACAAAGTGCCCAAGTGACTTCCCCATTTGAAGGGGGACTGCAGGGCAGTGAAGCACTGGCCTGATACATGCTGAACACAGGAATCCATGTTCCACAGTTCTCAGATCAAAGCTGTCATAGTGTGCTTGCTTCACACAGTACAGATCATTTTCCTGTGTATTCCAGCAGAGTCCTTGCTTTCCCATACTTCTGTTTCTGGAAATGGGTGAGGACAGCATAGATTTTGCACATTTACAATTCTGTTGGTTTGTTacatttctgtaacatttcaATATTTGCAGAAACACTCAAATTTGACATATGCAAACATCAGAGGATGCCAGTGACATAAAAGAGCACACAAACACAGCTCCTTTATGACTAGAACAGTCCATGATGTGTTTTTCCCTGAGCAATATGCCAGTTTTTGATGTCTCATTGTCTTCCTTTACTACTCTTCCTCCACTCCACccttctcatcttttcttccacttcctTTCTCTCATCCCTTCACCAGGGCACGTATATGACACCATAATCACAGAGAGTTAGGTATTATTATCACTTACTTTGTGTTCTGTACATAGCAAAGAACACAGCTAAGTTTGTACTGTAATACACTTATTAACTGCTTGTCACATAAGTGGGACTTCTTGTTTTTGAATAATGAGTCATTTTTATTTAGTCattactgaaaagaaagtaaaaattaacCTGGAGCACTAGATTCTAATTTAATTAATGTCTGAAAGTGTTACAAAACGTGTTCTATTTAACTGTTTACcaagtcaaaaagaaaacattctatATTAGCACTATTCTGAGCTTATGTTACATTCTGCCACTGTCAATTTTCCAGATAATGTTGgtttttaaataagcttttagTAGTGGTTTAGGTTCAAATCCTACGATTCGTTAAGCCTGTAGAGAGACCGTGTTTTTCAGGGGGTTCCTTGTGTATGTAATTGTCTGTGTGCATTGTAACATTTGatttccaacagaaaataaGGCTTACCTTTGCCCACCAGCTTGAGAGCATGAAGTATGTGTTAACATTTTCCTCACCAAACTGTTCTGCCACATAAAGCCCTAATGATCCATACTTGTCATATATGTTTCGCTTGGACAGATCAGTCAGAGTTGCATGAGCATTGTTGATCTCTTTAAATTTTTCCGCAGCCTCTGGATTGTCTGGATTCTTGTCGGGATGGTATTTCAGAGCCAGTTTtcttaaacatgaaaaaaagaaaacccagaagaaaaataggtcatctgtatgtgtgcatgtatatggACACTtacaaaatattacaaaatattttgacagaGGTAATAATTCTGATCACTGTGTTcagccttctttttttcagctctgctgtactcagtggaagaaaaataatacaaagtgACTGAACTTGAAAGTTTTGGTAAAAGAGGTGTTCC comes from the Falco rusticolus isolate bFalRus1 chromosome 3, bFalRus1.pri, whole genome shotgun sequence genome and includes:
- the DNAJC5B gene encoding dnaJ homolog subfamily C member 5B; the encoded protein is MAEQRQRALSTSGEALYEILALEKGATRDEIKKSYRKLALKYHPDKNPDNPEAAEKFKEINNAHATLTDLSKRNIYDKYGSLGLYVAEQFGEENVNTYFMLSSWWAKGLFVVCGLLTGCYLCCCLCCCFNCCCGKCKPKAPEREEQEVCVSPEDLEEQIKNDMERDGETPIMLQPTNATEKTQLIGDSRRSYCTDS